NNNNNNNNNNNNNNNNNNNNNNNNNNNNNNNNNNNNNNNNNNNNNNNNNNNNNNNNNNNNNNNNNNNNNNNNNNNNNNNNNNNNNNNNNNNNNNNNNNNNNNNNNNNNNNNNNNNNNNNNNNNNNNNNNNNNNNNNNNNNNNNNNNNNNNNNNNNNNNNNNNNNNNNNNNNNNNNNNNNNNNNNNNNNNNNNNNNNNNNNNNNNNNNNNNNNNNNNNNNNNNNNNNNNNNNNNNNNNNNNNNNNNNNNNNNNNNNNNNNNNNNNNNNNNNNNNNNNNNNNNNNNNNNNNNNNNNNNNNNNNNNNNNNNNNNNNNNNNNNNNNNNNNNNNNNNNNNNNNNNNNNNNNNNNNNNNNNNNNNNNNNNNNNNNNNNNNNNNNNNNNNNNNNNNNNNNNNNNNNNNNNNNNNNNNNNNNNNNNNNNNNNNNNNNNNNNNNNNNNNNNNNNNNNNNNNNNNNNNNNNNNNNNNNNNNNNNNNNNNNNNNNNNNNNNNNNNNNNNNNNNNNNNNNNNNNNNNNNNNNNNNNNNNNNNNNNNNNNNNNNNNNNNNNNNNNNNNNNNNNNNNNNNNNNNNNNNNNNNNNNNNNNNNNNNNNNNNNNNNNNNNNNNNNNNNNNNNNNNNNNNNNNNNNNNNNNNNNNNNNNNNNNNNNNNNNNNNNNNNNNNNNNNNNNNNNNNNNNNNNNNNNNNNNNNNNNNNNNNNNNNNNNNNNNNNNNNNNNNNNNNNNNNNNNNNNNNNNNNNNNNNNNNNNNNNNNNNNNNNNNNNNNNNNNNNNNNNNNNNNNATATTTTTGCTAAAATTGTACTTACCTGGCCAAGGAGATCGACCATCTTTTTACGGATCGATCGATTGTTGAGCATGTAGTCGATCCGAAAATACTCTGCAGTTTAATTAAATATCTAAAACATTTATTCTAACACTCAAAAGATAGTTTTGCTAAATATGATAACTAGATAGCTAACAAAATTACAAAAAAATATTTAAATAGTAAAAAATATGTTAATTTAACGTATTAAAATTTAAAAATAAATTTTAATTATGACATGCATCTTAACATTTATATAAATATATATCATAACCTAAATATAAATAATTTAACAACTTAAATTAGAAAAAAATAAAAATTCCGGGCGTGGCCCGGGTTAATCCCTAGATCTATAATTATATAAAAGAAGGTTTTCTCTCCTCTGATGGTGCCATGTAGGCGTCCACGTCATAAATTCGTTAATCTACAGCATGACACGTGTTCCCTGCCTCAATATTCTGCGTTTCATTAACATCATCATCGACAGTTATGGGCTATTTTGGGGGTGGGCTTTATGTTTGGCTCACGGAATCCAGCTCACAAGAAATCCTAATGCTCTCCTAGATTTCATCCAAATCTTTCTTCTCCGCCACCCAAGAGATTTAGATTTTTACTTCTGTGATGAAGAATCCCGTGATGAATTGTTTTATCTTCACTTTCATCAACCACAACGTTTCAGTTACAGATTCATCGTTCTTAACCCTTTCTTACCTTCATCAACCACGATTTAGTCTTAAAATGCGATTTTCTCTTTTGCAAGGCGGTCTACATGCGATTGCCAGTATAAATAGTTTAGCCTTCCTCCTCTCAAAACCATCTTCCCAATCTGTTTAAGCAGCGAAGTAAACTTGTTATTTTTCCTGATTTGAAATCCGACATATGTTGTTTCACTGTACAGGTTAGCTTGCTGCAATTATGTGACGCCGGGAATGTCAAACGTGGTAGGGACATCTTCCTCGCCGATTTAAAGGTACATTATCTCCCACAAAATCATATATCCAATCCTCTTCATCATAATCTTCTCAAAAAATCAAGAGAAAATTGCTAATTTTGCTTTCCTCTTCGCCATTAAATCGGCGCTGTTGTAACTCCTCCGTCGCGGTTCGACTCCCTCTTGCGATGATCATTGGAACCTGTCGCAACCTCCCTCCTGTGACGATCATTGAATCTACACAATGATAGATCTTATTTGAAGCTAGGTTTTTAAATCGAAATGAATCAATTTGATTATATCGAATTGATTTTCATTTGATGATTATATAGAACCTGTGTTGAATCGAATTGAGGCAAATTGATTATACCGAATCTGGGTTTAATTCAATTGATTCAATTTCGTAGGTGGGTTGAATCAAATTAATGCAAAGATTTTCATCTTTATAATGTTCTGAAACGACAACCTTTAAAAAAAAACATTCTTCTGTTATTGTCAGAATATAAATTTTTTGTTTGTTTAACTCTGAGCAAAACAATGAACTCTGAGCAAAACAACAGCACAAGCTTCCCACCAACTGAGCCAGAACTCTGCGACAATAGATGCGGTTTCTTTGTGTCTTCCAACATGAACCTCTGTTCCAAATGCTACAGAATTCTCCGAGCCGAGGAAGATCTAACCGCTGTAGCAAAATCTGCTGTCAAGAACTCACTTAAGCTTCCATCTTGCAGTCTCATTATCACACCAGAGCAAAAACAGCCTCTTGAAACCGAACCAGCCTCTGTTGTTGTAACCGCTGAGCCGTCATCAGCTCCTATAGCCACGGGACAGGAGGAGGCAGAGCCGTCGAAACCTGCACGGACTAACAGGTGTTTCAGCTGTAACAAGAAGGCTGGGGTTATGGGGTTTAAGTGCAAATGCGGTAGCACGTTCTGCAGAAGCCATAGGTGCCCAGAGAAGCACGAGTGTAGCTTCAATTTCAAAGAAGTTGGACGTGATGTAATCGCAAAGGCCAATCCTGTGATCAAGGCGGATAAAGTCGAAAGGATATGAAAAAAAACAAACCTTTTCTTTTTATAAAGTAATTTGGGGTCTCCATCTTTCGTAAGATCTCTATCTATCAGTTAATTATAATCAATATATTCTTATATTACTATGGTGTTGTTTGTACAAGAGGGAGGAGATACCACATTGACTCTTTTTTATATTTGTTGCTACAGATTATTGTTTTTTTTTTCAGAAATGTTACAGATTATTGTCATAATTTCTATATATTTATTTGCATATAAGCTCCTTAGTGTTAAAAAGCTCTAAACTTCACTATATTGAAGTAACCTAAATGTTCCGGATGATCAATAATTTTTAAAAATGCATTAAACACTCTATATTCTTTATCATCTTATTCTATTAACAAAAATTATTAATAAAATGTTTAATAACCCAAAACTTCTTTTTAATCAATAGTTTAATTACAATCTAACAAAAAAATCCATCAATGTGAAATTATTTTAGCACACAATATATAATATCATCTAAAATACATACACTTCAGATTAAGAACAAAAACGATTTTTTTGTGTTATTGTGTCTACACATTTTATCAAATGCAAATAAAAAATGTAAAGCTTATCAAAATGATTCCATCATTTTATAGCTCAAGATTAGAAAATTAAAAAATAGAAGAAAATATAACCAAATAGTAATACATAATATATTAAAAGAGATATGTTAAGTTATTCTAACTAAATAAATGTAGAATATATTTTAAATATTTATGTCATGAATTCTAAGAAAAACTATAAACATAGATCCACAACTGTGTAAAATTAAAATATATTGTTATATAATCGAATAAGAGCACGATATAAAATAATGTAAAAGAATGAATAAAACTAGGTAACTTAAAATTAAACAAATAAATCAACAATTCTACACCATTATAATAAAATCAGAATAAAACTTCAAATAAACAATCTTATTAATCGTAAGGTAAAATTTATTTAATTGTAATGGGAATAAAACTGAATAAAGAATAACAATTAATTAAATAATAATTTATACTAATATAGAACAGAACATTTTAAAATAAAAACAAATATTAAACAAATATCAAAAATATTTATTCTAACTATTTAAATTATTTTCAAATTCTCATCCCGCACGTAGGACGGACCGGCCCTAGTATAAATATATACATTATATTGAAATAAAGTAAAATGAAAGAATTAAAAATAAACATAATAGAAAACCCCGAGCGTAGCCTGGACCGACCCTAGTACGATATATTACTATGTAATAAGGTTAAATACAATACATACATGAAGCCCAAATAGTTTTGGCAATGATCATAATCAAACAAATAATAAAAGGGGAATAAGAGTTTCAGATAGACTCTCCATATCAGATGAAAAAATCATTTAAGGTTTTGGCACGTAAGCTACTGTGTTTGCGTATGTTGGGCTTTGCGTTTTTAAAAAATCCGTGTGGCAAATGTGTGGGCCCCGCCTCTATTAATTTTTTTTTAACGATGATTTTGTGTTACTCGAGCAGCATCTTATATCAAATGGGCTTGATAATAACGAGTTTTGTGAGACGTAAAATGGGCTTCGTATCAAATAGTAAAAGAATGGCCCAGATGACTTATTTGGTCGTAAACTTTTTCCTCGATGGAAATCTAGGGTTTCTATCATTCGATTCAGATTCTTCGATCTCCGTGACTCTTTGTGGTTCCATGGAGCAGTCTGTCTTTCCCAAACGCTACATCTCCCCCTATTTACCCTGTTCATCATTAAAGTTCCTAAT
This genomic interval from Brassica oleracea var. oleracea cultivar TO1000 chromosome C2, BOL, whole genome shotgun sequence contains the following:
- the LOC106325686 gene encoding zinc finger A20 and AN1 domain-containing stress-associated protein 7-like produces the protein MNSEQNNSTSFPPTEPELCDNRCGFFVSSNMNLCSKCYRILRAEEDLTAVAKSAVKNSLKLPSCSLIITPEQKQPLETEPASVVVTAEPSSAPIATGQEEAEPSKPARTNRCFSCNKKAGVMGFKCKCGSTFCRSHRCPEKHECSFNFKEVGRDVIAKANPVIKADKVERI